The following coding sequences lie in one Anomaloglossus baeobatrachus isolate aAnoBae1 chromosome 7, aAnoBae1.hap1, whole genome shotgun sequence genomic window:
- the LOC142245655 gene encoding uncharacterized protein LOC142245655, producing the protein MILTKNGRRMFPEFSVSLSGLDPHGLYSLCVQAVPDGENRYKWRDRTWSMSGRAEPGPPTRLYLHPESPAPGHRWMERPICFHRIRLTNNTLSQGGQIVLQSMHRYYLRLYIIPTCNNGPRARPASSISFPETSFIAVTSYQNPRLSLLKIEENPFAKGIKYFKSQQEQTPRKRHQRPRTDGDVSPECKRHTESAAEVTVSQRVERAGDEIVERRLVSPERSGEERSRKREDRENRQTPGNEGLRSHRSPAQSRDAPHREATEDGEERGHRMDSLVQWDPITQRPLWASPPALSVTAYPAPACPAGHRFPHPPPSSLGPFPSSVSNFPPVAPYFMGSWASPPVRLSYPLSALHSPFLQPVCPPPWILPPHTTSRGL; encoded by the exons ATGATACTGACCAAGAATGGGCG GCGGATGTTCCCGGAGTTTTCGGTTTCTTTGTCCGGCCTGGACCCGCACGGTCTCTACTCTCTCTGCGTCCAGGCCGTCCCTGACGGGGAGAACCGCTACAAGTGGCGTGACAGGACCTGGAGTATGAGCGGCAGGGCCGAGCCAGGGCCCCCCACCCGTCTCTACCTCCACCCCGAATCCCCGGCCCCTGGCCACCGATGGATGGAGAGACCCATCTGCTTCCACAGGATCCGACTGACCAACAACACCCTGAGCCAGGGAGGACAG ATCGTCCTGCAGTCCATGCACCGTTACTACCTGCGGTTATACATCATCCCCACGTGTAATAACGGACCCCGCGCCCGGCCTGCCTCCTCCATCTCTTTCCCCGAGACGTCCTTCATAGCAGTCACCAGCTACCAGAATCCCAGG CTCTCCTTGTTGAAAATAGAAGAAAACCCATTTGCAAAAGGAATCAAATATTTCAAGAGTCAACAGGAACA AACTCCAAGAAAAAGGCACCAGAGGCCGAGAACGGACGGAGACGTGTCCCCAG agtgtaagagacacacagagagcgcAGCTGAGGTGACGGTCTCACAGAGAGTGGAGAGAGCAGGAGATGAGATTGTGGAGCGACGACTTGTGTCACCAGAGAGGAGCGGAGAGGAGAGGAGCAGA aagagagaggacagagagaataGGCAGACGCCTGGGAATGAGGGTCTGAGATCCCACCGatccccggcacagagcagagacGCCCCGCACCGGGAGGCTACAGAGGACGGCGAGGAGcgggggcacaggatggacagcctCGTGCAGTGGGACCCCATTACACAGAGACCCTTGTGGGCGTCCCCCCCTGCGCTGTCAGTGACAGCCTATCCCGCCCCTGCCTGCCCCGCGGGTCACAG GTTCCCTCATCCGCCGCCTTCTTCTTTGGGGCCATTTCCTTCCTCGGTCTCTAATTTCCCCCCCGTTGCCCCTTATTTTATGGGGTCCTGGGCTTCTCCGCCGGTCAGACTCAGTTACCCCCTGTCTGCCCTGCATTCCCCCTTCCTGCAGCCGGTGTGCCCGCCGCCCTGGATCCTGCCCCCTCACACCACCTCCAGGGGCCTGTAA